One region of Astyanax mexicanus isolate ESR-SI-001 chromosome 15, AstMex3_surface, whole genome shotgun sequence genomic DNA includes:
- the l3mbtl2 gene encoding lethal(3)malignant brain tumor-like protein 2, translating to MPNCCAAYGCGKTHKDNVTMFRFPKDPVSFRKWEKQVQKTRSKWYAKGFSFLCSEHFSKDCFEPRSNAVAKAMGFRGLKLNEGAVPTIFIRRPCSNCHGKGCVSCSPKKKKHDMGMEPLDSEAEEYTGAPVDLDSDALEEENGEEENEHIEQDHSDGVVTSPTFRSRGSFVRNDVTVVCEKCGVSGTRGSFYSRSKRFCSASCSRSFSSSSKKSSILAQLQGKPPLRKGHASQARSSAHTQGTGTGHQGSTASAHDVSSGFDWGGYLKKHGYLAAPVSCFRHVPLCAQWEDIEVGLQVEVLNIHTTVMSKVYWIATIIRLAGYKALLRYEGFGDDASYDFWCNLGSAEVHPVGWCAVNSKLLVPPQALQNHVTNWKSYLMKKLVGACTLPVDFHSKLAESMKYPFRQGVRVEVVDRSLVSRTRRAVVDTVIGGRLRLIYEDAGLGASGEVLSDFWCHMWSPLLHPINWSVRVGHDIKRTDKSVDMSSHPTFRKGFSDSVPKQFKTLRTVYMDGGFFEEGMKLEAIDPLNLGNICVASIRKVLLDGYLMVGIDGVEIGDGSDWFCYHASSHAILPTEYCQNNDIPLTLPPGHDQATFTWSKYLEESGSIAAPRRLFNTDPTGHGFTVGMKLEAVDLMEPRLVCVATVQRCVGRLLLLHFDGWESEFDQWVDCESPDIYPVGWCELTGYQLQPPIGPEPKERPNQSKKWLGKKRRRPGRKKTVDDSSKKQLPQQDVQVQPDEAPASTQFPSDLPSLPTDTPTKITSVPIITQLKTETEEQVISVQVKVEEIEMETPITHNLPAADTSNTLTPLTSPKKEEGPL from the exons ATGCCCAACTGCTGCGCAGCATATGGCTGTGGAAAGACCCATAAAGACAATGTCACGATGTTCAGGTTTCCAAAGGACCCTGTGAGCTTCCGCAAATGGGAAAAGCAGGTACAGAAGACACGGAGCAAATGGTATGCGAAGGGCTTCTCTTTCCTGTGCTCTGAACATTTTAGCAAGGACTGTTTTGAGCCGAGATCCAACGCAGTGGCCAAAGCCATGGGGTTCAGGGGGCTGAAGCTAAATGAGGGAGCTGTTCCTACAATTTTCATCCGCCGGCCTTGCAGTAACTGTCACGGCAAGGGCTGTGTGTCCTGCAGTCCAAAGAAAAAGAAACACGACATGGGAATGGAGCCCCTGGACTCTGAAGCA GAAGAGTACACAGGGGCTCCTGTGGATCTAGACTCTGATGCTTTGGAGGAAGAGAATGGAGAAGAGGAGAATGAACACATAGAGCAGGACCATTCTGATGGAGTGGTTACTAGTCCCACATTTCGTTCACGTGGTTCTTTTGTGCGCAATGATGTAACAG TTGTCTGTGAGAAGTGTGGTGTTTCTGGCACCAGAGGAAGCTTCTACTCCAGGAGTAAACGCTTCTGCAGCGCATCCTGCTCACGCTCCTTTTCCTCCAGCTCTAAGAAATCTTCCATACTGGCACAGCTAcag GGAAAGCCACCTCTGCGGAAGGGTCATGCATCACAAGCAAGGAGTTCTGCTCACACACAAGGAACAGGAACAGGACATCAGGGCAGCACAGCTTCTGCACATGATG TATCCTCTGGTTTTGACTGGGGTGGTTATCTAAAGAAACATGGCTACCTCGCTGCTCCAGTCTCCTGCTTCAGACAT GTGCCGCTGTGCGCTCAGTGGGAGGACATTGAGGTGGGGTTGCAAGTGGAGGTGCTGAATATTCACACTACTGTGATGTCGAAGGTTTACTGGATAGCCACCATCATTCGGCTCGCAG GCTACAAAGCCCTGCTACGCTATGAGGGATTTGGGGATGACGCTAGTTATGATTTTTGGTGTAACCTTGGCAGCGCTGAAGTCCATCCTGTTGGCTGGTGCGCAGTAAACAGCAAGCTACTCGTTCCCCCTCAGG CACTCCAAAACCATGTAACTAATTGGAAATCATATTTGATGAAGAAGCTTGTTGGAGCATGTACACTTCCTGTGGATTTCCATTCCAAG ttgGCAGAAAGCATGAAATACCCTTTCAGACAAGGGGTCAGAGTAGAAGTGGTGGATCGCTCTCTAGTTAGCCGTACGCGTAGAGCAGTGGTGGACACTGTGATTGGGGGCCGCCTGAGACTTATCTATGAAGATGCAGGACTTGGAGCCAGTGGTGAGGTGCTCTCAGACTTCTGGTGTCACATGTGGAGCCCCCTGTTGCACCCCATAAACTGGTCGGTTAGAGTTGGCCATGACATTAAGAGAACAG ATAAATCTGTTGACATGAGCAGCCATCCAACATTTCGGAAGGGATTCTCTGATAGTGTGCCAAAGCAGTTCAAGACG TTAAGAACTGTTTATATGGATGGAGGATTTTTTGAGGAGGGAATGAAGCTTGAAGCCATTGATCCTTTGAACCTGGGGAACATCTGTGTAGCATCAATTCGAAAG GTGCTCTTAGATGGCTACCTCATGGTTGGTATTGATGGTGTGGAGATTGGTGATGGCTCAGACTGGTTTTGTTACCATGCCAGCTCACATGCTATTTTACCCACAGAATACTGCCAAAACAATGACATacccctcactctgcctccag GCCATGATCAGGCAACTTTTACATGGTCTAAATATCTGGAAGAATCTGGATCCATAGCTGCTCCACGCAGATTATTTAACACg GATCCTACAGGCCATGGCTTTACCGTGGGCATGAAGCTGGAGGCAGTGGACCTGATGGAGCCTCGGCTGGTGTGTGTAGCCACTGTGCAGCGGTGTGTAGGCCGGCTGCTCTTGCTGCACTTCGATGGCTGGGAATCAGAGTTTGACCAGTGGGTCGACTGTGAGTCTCCTGATATCTACCCTGTGGGGTGGTGTGAACTCACTGGCTATCAGCTTCAGCCCCCCATTGGCCCAG AACCAAAGGAGCGACCAAACCAAAGCAAAAAATGGCTGGGTAAAAAAA GGAGACGACCTGGGAGGAAAAAGACAGTTGATGACTCTTCAAAAAAGCAGCTTCCTCAGCAAGATGTTCAGGTACAGCCAGACGAAGCTCCTGCTTCTACTCAGTTCCCCTCAGACCTGCCATCTCTGCCCACAGACACACCTACCAAGATCACAAGCGTACCAATCATCACACAGCTGAAGACTGAGACGGAGGAACAGG TTATTTCAGTTCAAGTGAAGGTAGAGGAGATTGAGATGGAAACCCCCATCACTCATAACCTACCAGCCGCTGACACTTCCAACACTCTCACCCCGCTCACCTCTCCCAAAAAAGAAGAGGGCCCTCTGTGA